From Falco cherrug isolate bFalChe1 chromosome 4, bFalChe1.pri, whole genome shotgun sequence, one genomic window encodes:
- the CCDC66 gene encoding coiled-coil domain-containing protein 66 isoform X6 has product MNLGDGLKLETEVLDGKPRLILASSDQSKPAMQMGHKARAPKQALRIRHTGRVLRSTQNACIKQENLTKPRSESSLSMTKGEKLQVTKHSSHEAATKDYSLIFQRDSTSRYPDSENPDVKKSQQKLQNSCVSAEDLRSLVCLTQEQLQQILMLVKEGTRSISETHNEKQEEMAPNEASEENIIALLQKACKVSSVPDKANSDSSRKQEACPQPGQKVTKDSWKPADMFSTLGGKEGEKALLESRKTQWKKELDEQVALKKKLKETLEGKVGYFWAKPGNNETHKEKVETTDPDKEAVPQERPFSALKHEQQKKWLEELDKQKEEAKLRKIEEKLNLTKAEEHDRWAMHFDSLKNHLNANTQHPVNGMYKNQHESLCLSPDPKELTAFVHPFSPAALGNLMPLKVGDAEKAAKNSAPEHSQKVSFLRSMTALLDPAQIEERDRRRQKQLEHQKAIMAQVEEKRKKKQLEEEQRKWEEQEEEQRLAQEKEQMQKQFEEDTLKQKQKEELMTLKTNELYQTMQKAQELAQRLKHEQRIRDLAQKGHDISKLQKNLGGDTEFENSNTCLSHRSHNFSGDIKSHIDAQTSPRKDTAVQTDYFNTSAYTESAEERTVCCGSPDISIGYKETSNSKKSQKDMQYIDKNKISGKETGGIYSDLYEQYARKDRQIKPSEKYSKRPDWNINKPGKRYIPASERYPKQLQKQREENKVRRQMELLQLVERNTPGNLCPKKGSYSDRSPSPHKEIKMKNKGHRVRKEEQLHENHLNEERSESPPVPAVKNRLHQGQQKRILASDFLELSNNIRREKNTKTATQQRSSSPPVTDPFSQFIPYVRTNEVYYLDPDAPVTRPSTYDPQYRQFNDSCQMPRHIFSSDHIRDPLLNPDVVKIRERQQAILKGLSELRQGLLQKQKELETALIPTMAQEENFILPF; this is encoded by the exons ATGGGTCATAAAGCCAGAGCACCTAAACAGGCGTTGAGAATAAGGCATACTGGGCGTGTTCTGAGGTCAACACAAAATGCTTGTATCAAGCAGGAAAACTTAACAAAACCAAGGAGTGAATCAAGCTTATCAATGACGAAAGGTGAAAAACTGCAAGTTACTAAACACTCCTCACATGAAGCTGCAACTAAAGATTACTCTTTGATTTTCCAAAGAGATAGCACAAGCAGATACCCTGATTCAGAGAATCCTGATgttaaaaaaagtcaacagaaaCTTCAAAACTCATGTGTATCAGCTGAAGACCTAAGAAGTTTGGTATGCTTAACACAGGAACAGCTTCAGCAGATTTTGATGCTTGTAAAAGAAGGAACTAGAAGCATCTCTGAAACTCATaatgaaaagcaagaggaaatgg CTCCTAATGAGGCATCAGAGGAAAACATTATTGCCTTGCTCCAAAAAGCTTGTAAAGTTTCATCTGTTCCAGATAAGGCTAACTCTGATTCAAGCAGGAAACAAGAAGCATGTCCGCAGCCAGGACAGAAAGTTAC AAAGGATTCATGGAAGCCTGCTGACATGTTTAGTACCTTGGGTggaaaagaaggggagaaagcCTTATTAGAATCGAGGAAGACCCAATGGAAGAAGGAATTAG ATGAACAGGTAGcactgaagaagaaactgaaagaaacttTGGAGGGAAAGGTGGGTTATTTCTGGGCAAAACCTGGCAATAATGAAACCCATAAAGAGAAAGTGGAAACAACTGACCCAGATAAG GAGGCCGTGCCACAGGAACGACCTTTTAGCGCACTGAAGCATGAGCAACAGAAGAAGTGGCTTGAAGAGCTGGataaacagaaggaagaagctAAGCTAcgaaaaatagaagaaaaacttAATTTAACAAAG GCTGAAGAGCATGACAGATGGGCAATGCATTTTGATTCTTTAAAGAACCACCTTAATGCTAATACACAACATCCCGTAAATGGAATGTACAAAAACCAGCATGAAAGTCTTTGCCTGTCACCTGACCCTAAGGAGCTGACTGCTTTTGTTCACCCTTTTTCACCTGCAGCTTTAGGCAATCTCATGCCCTTAAAGGTGGGAGATGCAGAAAAAGCTGCTAAAAACAGTGCTCCAGAACACAGTCAGAAAGTCAG TTTCCTCCGTTCAATGACAGCTCTCCTGGACCCTGCACAGATTGAAGAGAGAGACAGGCGGCGGCAGAAACAGTTAGAACATCAG AAAGCAATTATGGCTCAGGTAGAAGAAAAACGGAAGAAGAAACAACTggaggaagagcagagaaaatgggaagaacAAGAAGAAGAACAGCGCCTagcacaagaaaaagaacaaatgcagaaacaatTTGAGGAAGATACgctgaaacaaaaacaaaaggag GAACTCATGACTCTTAAAACAAATGAGCTCTATCAGACAATGCAGAAAGCTCAAGAATTGGCACAGAGATTAAAACACGAGCAGCGCATTCGAGACTTGGCTCAGAAGGGACATGACATTTCAAAACTTCAGAAGAACCTTGGTG GTGATACAGAATTTGAAAATTCTAATACTTGCCTTTCACATCGAAGTCATAATTTTTCTGGTGACATTAAGAGTCATATTGATGCACAGACTTCTCCTCGGAAAGACACTGCTGTACAGACAG attacTTTAATACTTCAGCATACACTGAGTCAGCTGAGGAAAGAACCGTGTGTTGTGGATCTCCTGATATATCCATAGGATATAAAGAAACCtctaacagcaaaaaaagccagaaggaCATGCAGTatatagataaaaataaaatttcaggaaaagaaactggTGGCATATACAGTGATCTATATGAACAATATGcaagaaaagacagacaaattaaaccttcagaaaaatacagcaaaagacCTGACTGGAATATAAACAAGCCTGGGAAAAGATACATTCCAGCATCAGAAAGATACCCTaaacagctacagaaacaaagggaagaaaacaaagtgagaCGACAAATGGAACTGCTTCAGCTGGTAGAAAGGAATACCCCTGGGAATCTCTGCCCAAAAAAGGGCAGTTACTCAGACAGGTCTCCTTCACctcacaaagaaataaaaatgaagaataagGGACATAGAGTCAGAAAG GAAGAACAGTTACATGAGAACCATTTGAATGAAGAAAG ATCTGAGTCGCCACCTGTTCCAGCAGTTAAAAACAGATTACACCAAGGGCAACAAAAACGGATACTTGCTTCTGATTTCCTGGAGCTTAGCAACAATattagaagagagaaaaataccaaGACAGCTACCCAGCAGAGGAGCTCTTCTCCTCCTGTTACAGACCCCTTTTCACAATTTATTCCGTATGTTCGAACAAACGAAGTATATTATCTTGATCCAGATGCACCAGTGACTAGACCTTCAACATATGACCCCCAGTATCGACAGTTTAATG ATTCTTGCCAAATGCCACGACACATTTTTAGCTCTGATCACATTAGAGACCCTCTTCTAAATCCTGATGTAGTTAAAATCAGAGAGAGACAACAAGCAATTCTCAAAGGACTGTCAGAATTACGCCAG
- the CCDC66 gene encoding coiled-coil domain-containing protein 66 isoform X4 produces MNLGDGLKLETEVLDGKPRLILASSDQSKPAMQMGHKARAPKQALRIRHTGRVLRSTQNACIKQENLTKPRSESSLSMTKGEKLQVTKHSSHEAATKDYSLIFQRDSTSRYPDSENPDVKKSQQKLQNSCVSAEDLRSLVCLTQEQLQQILMLVKEGTRSISETHNEKQEEMAPNEASEENIIALLQKACKVSSVPDKANSDSSRKQEACPQPGQKVTKDSWKPADMFSTLGGKEGEKALLESRKTQWKKELDEQVALKKKLKETLEGKVGYFWAKPGNNETHKEKVETTDPDKTVFPAESIITSEENSLCTTSSTTESNKVPLNVLSVPAGQSSDLPGVSCTAFVFGEAVPQERPFSALKHEQQKKWLEELDKQKEEAKLRKIEEKLNLTKAEEHDRWAMHFDSLKNHLNANTQHPVNGMYKNQHESLCLSPDPKELTAFVHPFSPAALGNLMPLKVGDAEKAAKNSAPEHSQKVSFLRSMTALLDPAQIEERDRRRQKQLEHQKAIMAQVEEKRKKKQLEEEQRKWEEQEEEQRLAQEKEQMQKQFEEDTLKQKQKEELMTLKTNELYQTMQKAQELAQRLKHEQRIRDLAQKGHDISKLQKNLGGDTEFENSNTCLSHRSHNFSGDIKSHIDAQTSPRKDTAVQTDYFNTSAYTESAEERTVCCGSPDISIGYKETSNSKKSQKDMQYIDKNKISGKETGGIYSDLYEQYARKDRQIKPSEKYSKRPDWNINKPGKRYIPASERYPKQLQKQREENKVRRQMELLQLVERNTPGNLCPKKGSYSDRSPSPHKEIKMKNKGHRVRKEEQLHENHLNEERSESPPVPAVKNRLHQGQQKRILASDFLELSNNIRREKNTKTATQQRSSSPPVTDPFSQFIPYVRTNEVYYLDPDAPVTRPSTYDPQYRQFNDSCQMPRHIFSSDHIRDPLLNPDVVKIRERQQAILKGLSELRQGLLQKQKELETALIPTMAQEENFILPF; encoded by the exons ATGGGTCATAAAGCCAGAGCACCTAAACAGGCGTTGAGAATAAGGCATACTGGGCGTGTTCTGAGGTCAACACAAAATGCTTGTATCAAGCAGGAAAACTTAACAAAACCAAGGAGTGAATCAAGCTTATCAATGACGAAAGGTGAAAAACTGCAAGTTACTAAACACTCCTCACATGAAGCTGCAACTAAAGATTACTCTTTGATTTTCCAAAGAGATAGCACAAGCAGATACCCTGATTCAGAGAATCCTGATgttaaaaaaagtcaacagaaaCTTCAAAACTCATGTGTATCAGCTGAAGACCTAAGAAGTTTGGTATGCTTAACACAGGAACAGCTTCAGCAGATTTTGATGCTTGTAAAAGAAGGAACTAGAAGCATCTCTGAAACTCATaatgaaaagcaagaggaaatgg CTCCTAATGAGGCATCAGAGGAAAACATTATTGCCTTGCTCCAAAAAGCTTGTAAAGTTTCATCTGTTCCAGATAAGGCTAACTCTGATTCAAGCAGGAAACAAGAAGCATGTCCGCAGCCAGGACAGAAAGTTAC AAAGGATTCATGGAAGCCTGCTGACATGTTTAGTACCTTGGGTggaaaagaaggggagaaagcCTTATTAGAATCGAGGAAGACCCAATGGAAGAAGGAATTAG ATGAACAGGTAGcactgaagaagaaactgaaagaaacttTGGAGGGAAAGGTGGGTTATTTCTGGGCAAAACCTGGCAATAATGAAACCCATAAAGAGAAAGTGGAAACAACTGACCCAGATAAG ACAGTGTTTCCAGCTGAGTCAATTATTACCAGTGAGGAAAACTCTCTCTGTACAACTTCTTCAACCACAGAGTCCAATAAAGTTCCACTGAATGTTTTAAGTGTTCCAGCTGGGCAGTCTTCTGACTTACCAGGTGTCAGTTGCACAGCGTTTGTTTTTGGG GAGGCCGTGCCACAGGAACGACCTTTTAGCGCACTGAAGCATGAGCAACAGAAGAAGTGGCTTGAAGAGCTGGataaacagaaggaagaagctAAGCTAcgaaaaatagaagaaaaacttAATTTAACAAAG GCTGAAGAGCATGACAGATGGGCAATGCATTTTGATTCTTTAAAGAACCACCTTAATGCTAATACACAACATCCCGTAAATGGAATGTACAAAAACCAGCATGAAAGTCTTTGCCTGTCACCTGACCCTAAGGAGCTGACTGCTTTTGTTCACCCTTTTTCACCTGCAGCTTTAGGCAATCTCATGCCCTTAAAGGTGGGAGATGCAGAAAAAGCTGCTAAAAACAGTGCTCCAGAACACAGTCAGAAAGTCAG TTTCCTCCGTTCAATGACAGCTCTCCTGGACCCTGCACAGATTGAAGAGAGAGACAGGCGGCGGCAGAAACAGTTAGAACATCAG AAAGCAATTATGGCTCAGGTAGAAGAAAAACGGAAGAAGAAACAACTggaggaagagcagagaaaatgggaagaacAAGAAGAAGAACAGCGCCTagcacaagaaaaagaacaaatgcagaaacaatTTGAGGAAGATACgctgaaacaaaaacaaaaggag GAACTCATGACTCTTAAAACAAATGAGCTCTATCAGACAATGCAGAAAGCTCAAGAATTGGCACAGAGATTAAAACACGAGCAGCGCATTCGAGACTTGGCTCAGAAGGGACATGACATTTCAAAACTTCAGAAGAACCTTGGTG GTGATACAGAATTTGAAAATTCTAATACTTGCCTTTCACATCGAAGTCATAATTTTTCTGGTGACATTAAGAGTCATATTGATGCACAGACTTCTCCTCGGAAAGACACTGCTGTACAGACAG attacTTTAATACTTCAGCATACACTGAGTCAGCTGAGGAAAGAACCGTGTGTTGTGGATCTCCTGATATATCCATAGGATATAAAGAAACCtctaacagcaaaaaaagccagaaggaCATGCAGTatatagataaaaataaaatttcaggaaaagaaactggTGGCATATACAGTGATCTATATGAACAATATGcaagaaaagacagacaaattaaaccttcagaaaaatacagcaaaagacCTGACTGGAATATAAACAAGCCTGGGAAAAGATACATTCCAGCATCAGAAAGATACCCTaaacagctacagaaacaaagggaagaaaacaaagtgagaCGACAAATGGAACTGCTTCAGCTGGTAGAAAGGAATACCCCTGGGAATCTCTGCCCAAAAAAGGGCAGTTACTCAGACAGGTCTCCTTCACctcacaaagaaataaaaatgaagaataagGGACATAGAGTCAGAAAG GAAGAACAGTTACATGAGAACCATTTGAATGAAGAAAG ATCTGAGTCGCCACCTGTTCCAGCAGTTAAAAACAGATTACACCAAGGGCAACAAAAACGGATACTTGCTTCTGATTTCCTGGAGCTTAGCAACAATattagaagagagaaaaataccaaGACAGCTACCCAGCAGAGGAGCTCTTCTCCTCCTGTTACAGACCCCTTTTCACAATTTATTCCGTATGTTCGAACAAACGAAGTATATTATCTTGATCCAGATGCACCAGTGACTAGACCTTCAACATATGACCCCCAGTATCGACAGTTTAATG ATTCTTGCCAAATGCCACGACACATTTTTAGCTCTGATCACATTAGAGACCCTCTTCTAAATCCTGATGTAGTTAAAATCAGAGAGAGACAACAAGCAATTCTCAAAGGACTGTCAGAATTACGCCAG
- the CCDC66 gene encoding coiled-coil domain-containing protein 66 isoform X1 yields MNLGDGLKLETEVLDGKPRLILASSDQSKPAMQMGHKARAPKQALRIRHTGRVLRSTQNACIKQENLTKPRSESSLSMTKGEKLQVTKHSSHEAATKDYSLIFQRDSTSRYPDSENPDVKKSQQKLQNSCVSAEDLRSLVCLTQEQLQQILMLVKEGTRSISETHNEKQEEMAPNEASEENIIALLQKACKVSSVPDKANSDSSRKQEACPQPGQKVTKDSWKPADMFSTLGGKEGEKALLESRKTQWKKELDEQVALKKKLKETLEGKVGYFWAKPGNNETHKEKVETTDPDKTVFPAESIITSEENSLCTTSSTTESNKVPLNVLSVPAGQSSDLPGVSCTAFVFGEAVPQERPFSALKHEQQKKWLEELDKQKEEAKLRKIEEKLNLTKAEEHDRWAMHFDSLKNHLNANTQHPVNGMYKNQHESLCLSPDPKELTAFVHPFSPAALGNLMPLKVGDAEKAAKNSAPEHSQKVSFLRSMTALLDPAQIEERDRRRQKQLEHQKAIMAQVEEKRKKKQLEEEQRKWEEQEEEQRLAQEKEQMQKQFEEDTLKQKQKEELMTLKTNELYQTMQKAQELAQRLKHEQRIRDLAQKGHDISKLQKNLGGDTEFENSNTCLSHRSHNFSGDIKSHIDAQTSPRKDTAVQTDYFNTSAYTESAEERTVCCGSPDISIGYKETSNSKKSQKDMQYIDKNKISGKETGGIYSDLYEQYARKDRQIKPSEKYSKRPDWNINKPGKRYIPASERYPKQLQKQREENKVRRQMELLQLVERNTPGNLCPKKGSYSDRSPSPHKEIKMKNKGHRVRKEEQLHENHLNEERSESPPVPAVKNRLHQGQQKRILASDFLELSNNIRREKNTKTATQQRSSSPPVTDPFSQFIPYVRTNEVYYLDPDAPVTRPSTYDPQYRQFNDSCQMPRHIFSSDHIRDPLLNPDVVKIRERQQAILKGLSELRQVTAGTGTLRRLLATDAALKPLANRCSLHWPRGLASHRQLPDSTHGQASPLVPVQICHIISLGPLFAFPNHVTDLFQFSVLLNRFLTSALG; encoded by the exons ATGGGTCATAAAGCCAGAGCACCTAAACAGGCGTTGAGAATAAGGCATACTGGGCGTGTTCTGAGGTCAACACAAAATGCTTGTATCAAGCAGGAAAACTTAACAAAACCAAGGAGTGAATCAAGCTTATCAATGACGAAAGGTGAAAAACTGCAAGTTACTAAACACTCCTCACATGAAGCTGCAACTAAAGATTACTCTTTGATTTTCCAAAGAGATAGCACAAGCAGATACCCTGATTCAGAGAATCCTGATgttaaaaaaagtcaacagaaaCTTCAAAACTCATGTGTATCAGCTGAAGACCTAAGAAGTTTGGTATGCTTAACACAGGAACAGCTTCAGCAGATTTTGATGCTTGTAAAAGAAGGAACTAGAAGCATCTCTGAAACTCATaatgaaaagcaagaggaaatgg CTCCTAATGAGGCATCAGAGGAAAACATTATTGCCTTGCTCCAAAAAGCTTGTAAAGTTTCATCTGTTCCAGATAAGGCTAACTCTGATTCAAGCAGGAAACAAGAAGCATGTCCGCAGCCAGGACAGAAAGTTAC AAAGGATTCATGGAAGCCTGCTGACATGTTTAGTACCTTGGGTggaaaagaaggggagaaagcCTTATTAGAATCGAGGAAGACCCAATGGAAGAAGGAATTAG ATGAACAGGTAGcactgaagaagaaactgaaagaaacttTGGAGGGAAAGGTGGGTTATTTCTGGGCAAAACCTGGCAATAATGAAACCCATAAAGAGAAAGTGGAAACAACTGACCCAGATAAG ACAGTGTTTCCAGCTGAGTCAATTATTACCAGTGAGGAAAACTCTCTCTGTACAACTTCTTCAACCACAGAGTCCAATAAAGTTCCACTGAATGTTTTAAGTGTTCCAGCTGGGCAGTCTTCTGACTTACCAGGTGTCAGTTGCACAGCGTTTGTTTTTGGG GAGGCCGTGCCACAGGAACGACCTTTTAGCGCACTGAAGCATGAGCAACAGAAGAAGTGGCTTGAAGAGCTGGataaacagaaggaagaagctAAGCTAcgaaaaatagaagaaaaacttAATTTAACAAAG GCTGAAGAGCATGACAGATGGGCAATGCATTTTGATTCTTTAAAGAACCACCTTAATGCTAATACACAACATCCCGTAAATGGAATGTACAAAAACCAGCATGAAAGTCTTTGCCTGTCACCTGACCCTAAGGAGCTGACTGCTTTTGTTCACCCTTTTTCACCTGCAGCTTTAGGCAATCTCATGCCCTTAAAGGTGGGAGATGCAGAAAAAGCTGCTAAAAACAGTGCTCCAGAACACAGTCAGAAAGTCAG TTTCCTCCGTTCAATGACAGCTCTCCTGGACCCTGCACAGATTGAAGAGAGAGACAGGCGGCGGCAGAAACAGTTAGAACATCAG AAAGCAATTATGGCTCAGGTAGAAGAAAAACGGAAGAAGAAACAACTggaggaagagcagagaaaatgggaagaacAAGAAGAAGAACAGCGCCTagcacaagaaaaagaacaaatgcagaaacaatTTGAGGAAGATACgctgaaacaaaaacaaaaggag GAACTCATGACTCTTAAAACAAATGAGCTCTATCAGACAATGCAGAAAGCTCAAGAATTGGCACAGAGATTAAAACACGAGCAGCGCATTCGAGACTTGGCTCAGAAGGGACATGACATTTCAAAACTTCAGAAGAACCTTGGTG GTGATACAGAATTTGAAAATTCTAATACTTGCCTTTCACATCGAAGTCATAATTTTTCTGGTGACATTAAGAGTCATATTGATGCACAGACTTCTCCTCGGAAAGACACTGCTGTACAGACAG attacTTTAATACTTCAGCATACACTGAGTCAGCTGAGGAAAGAACCGTGTGTTGTGGATCTCCTGATATATCCATAGGATATAAAGAAACCtctaacagcaaaaaaagccagaaggaCATGCAGTatatagataaaaataaaatttcaggaaaagaaactggTGGCATATACAGTGATCTATATGAACAATATGcaagaaaagacagacaaattaaaccttcagaaaaatacagcaaaagacCTGACTGGAATATAAACAAGCCTGGGAAAAGATACATTCCAGCATCAGAAAGATACCCTaaacagctacagaaacaaagggaagaaaacaaagtgagaCGACAAATGGAACTGCTTCAGCTGGTAGAAAGGAATACCCCTGGGAATCTCTGCCCAAAAAAGGGCAGTTACTCAGACAGGTCTCCTTCACctcacaaagaaataaaaatgaagaataagGGACATAGAGTCAGAAAG GAAGAACAGTTACATGAGAACCATTTGAATGAAGAAAG ATCTGAGTCGCCACCTGTTCCAGCAGTTAAAAACAGATTACACCAAGGGCAACAAAAACGGATACTTGCTTCTGATTTCCTGGAGCTTAGCAACAATattagaagagagaaaaataccaaGACAGCTACCCAGCAGAGGAGCTCTTCTCCTCCTGTTACAGACCCCTTTTCACAATTTATTCCGTATGTTCGAACAAACGAAGTATATTATCTTGATCCAGATGCACCAGTGACTAGACCTTCAACATATGACCCCCAGTATCGACAGTTTAATG ATTCTTGCCAAATGCCACGACACATTTTTAGCTCTGATCACATTAGAGACCCTCTTCTAAATCCTGATGTAGTTAAAATCAGAGAGAGACAACAAGCAATTCTCAAAGGACTGTCAGAATTACGCCAG GTGACGGCAGGAACAGGAACTCTCCGCAGGCTTTTGGCAACAGACGCGGCACTAAAACCACTTGCCAACAGGTGTAGCCTGCACTGGCCGAGGGGCCTTGCCAGCCACCGGCAGCTGCCCGACAGCACGCACGGACAGGCCTCGCCGCTTGTCCCTGTGCAGATATGTCACATTATTTCTCTAGGCCCGCTTTTTGCCTTTCCAAACCACGTGACAGACTTGTTCCAGTTTTCAGTGTTACTTAACCGGTTTCTCACCTCAGCTCTGGGTTGA